One region of Nitrospirae bacterium CG2_30_53_67 genomic DNA includes:
- a CDS encoding NADH dehydrogenase, with product MGTKMTIISTKGTLDWAYPPFILASTAAALDYEVSIFFTFYGLTLLKKKITATVSPLGNPAMPMKMPMGPKWFRNISWNIPNIVQANIPGYESLATVLMKKTIANNGVATIEQLRSLCMEAGVKLLACQMTMELFGFHQSDFIDGCEFVGAASYLDIASDAKINLFV from the coding sequence ATGGGAACAAAAATGACAATCATATCAACAAAAGGAACGTTGGACTGGGCCTACCCCCCCTTTATCCTCGCGTCTACGGCCGCCGCTCTCGACTACGAGGTCAGCATCTTCTTTACCTTTTATGGTCTGACCCTGCTCAAGAAAAAGATCACAGCCACTGTCAGCCCCTTGGGCAACCCGGCCATGCCCATGAAGATGCCTATGGGACCAAAGTGGTTCCGGAATATCAGCTGGAACATCCCGAATATTGTTCAGGCCAATATTCCTGGATATGAGAGCTTGGCTACCGTCCTGATGAAAAAGACCATCGCCAACAACGGCGTTGCCACCATCGAACAGCTCAGAAGCCTGTGTATGGAAGCCGGGGTCAAGTTGCTGGCCTGCCAGATGACCATGGAACTCTTCGGTTTTCATCAAAGTGATTTCATCGATGGGTGTGAGTTTGTGGGCGCGGCGAGCTATCTTGATATCGCAAGCGACGCCAAGATCAATCTTTTTGTTTGA